The genomic window ACCAATAAATTGCCCAAGTATTTCACTAAGTAAGTCCATTTGTAAGGCTTCAACCAACTTCCACAGGAGATATATTGCTGCAATTCCGATAAAAATCTTAATGGCAACAGTTCCTTTAATTAATTTATACAATTGATATAAAAGTATAGCCACCAAAAAGATGTCGACAATATCAAGTATGTTAAATTCGAGAAAACCCATTACAAATTCGTTTTGGCGAAGTTAGTTAATTTTACACATTCCATAGCTTCCCAAACGTCATGTGCCCTTAAAATAGATATGCCTTTCTCTAGACAAATTGTGTGAATAACGCTAGTGCCATTCAGTGCGTGCGCTGCATCAGTCTCCAGGGGTTTGTAAATCATAGACTTTCTAGAAACACCAGCTAGAAGTGGCAAATTTAGAGTATGTAAGTGCTCTAATCGGTTAAGGAGTTGGTAATTGTGCTCTAAGCTTTTGCCAAATCCAAAACCCGGGTCAATTATTATATTTTCAACACCTTTTTGTTTAAGCTGCTTAATCTTTTTTTCAAAATAACGTTTTACTTCATCTTCAATACAATCATATTGTGGATTATCTTGCATGTTTTGAGGTGTTCCTTTCATGTGCATCATTATATAAGGCACTTTAAGTTGAGCAATAGTGTCGAACATTTTACTGTCAAGTTCACCTGCAGAAATATCATTTACAATGTCTCCACCAGCCTCAATAGAGCGTTTTGCAATTTTTGAACGGAAGGTGTCTATAGATAAGATAGCGGAGGGGAATTCGTTGTTAATATTTTTCAGATTTTTTTCAAGTCTTTGCCATTCTTCCTCTTCAGAGATGTGTTTGGCATTAGGCCTAGAAGAGTAGGCGCCAATATCGATAATAGTAGCCCCGTCTTCGAGCAATTTTTCAGTTTGATAGAGTGCTTTTTTTTCAGAATTATGTTTTCCACCATCAAAAAATGAGTCATCAGTAAGGTTTAAAATACCCATGACTATTGGTGTTGATAAATCAAGCAATTTTGCTCCGCTTTCTAACGTTATTGCTGTATTAAATTTTTTATTTTTATTCATTATAAAAACGACTGATTTAACGCATGGAACAGACCATTCAAGAGTACGATGTGGCGTTTGCCAAATGTAAGGATATTTTTATCAAAAAAATGAAAGACTATGGGTGTGCATGGCGTATTCTTCGTTTATCTTCCTTAACTGACCAAATTTTTATTAAAGCCCAACGCATCAGAAGTATAGAGATGAAGGGTTCTCAAAAAGTAGGTGAGGATATTAGAAACGAGTTTATAGGCATTGTAAACTATTCCATCATTGCGCTCATTCAATTAGAGAAAGGCATCGCTGAGCAACCTGATATGGAAAGCGAAGAAGTTCAACAGCTTTACGAGAAATTTTATATAGAAGCTAATGAACTTATGCAGTCTAAAAATCACGACTATGGTGAGGCTTGGCGCGACATGAGAGTAAGCTCTTTAACTGACCTTATTTTGCAAAAACTTCTTAGAGTAAAGCAAATTGAGGATAATGAGGGTAAAACGCTTATTTCTGAGGGGATAGATGCCAATTACTTTGACATGATTAACTATTCAATTTTTGCACTTATAAAATTAAACTAAAATGAAATTTATAACATTCATATCTCGATTATTAGTAGGAGTTTTATTCATTATTTCGGGTCTAATAAAAGCCAACGATACAGTAGGTTTTTCCTACAAGCTTGAAGAATACTTTGCCGCTGATGTGCTTAACTTAGAATTCCTCATTCCACTGGCTTTAGTTATGGCAGCCGGTTTATGTATAGTAGAAGTTATATTAGGGGTTATGGTATTGATAGGGTCTCGACCTAAACTAGCCAACTGGTCTTTAATGGCTATGACTGTATTTTTTACTTTTCTGACTTTTTATTCGGCATATTTCAACAAGGTAACAGATTGCGGATGTTTTGGAGATGCTATAAAGTTAACACCCTGGGAATCCTTTGGTAAAGACATCATTTTGTTAGTATTAATCGGAATTTTATTCCTTGGTGAAAAATACATCAAACCCCTTTTCAATGAAAAGAAAGAAAATATGTTGATGGGTATAGTTACCTTTTTCTGTTTTGCTTTTGTAATTCACACTTATAGACACCTTCCTGTTGAAGACTTTAGACCTTATGCTGTTGGAAACAATATTATTGAAGGAATGAAAAGCTGCGATGAGTTGGGGTTGCCATGTACTGAAGAAGCACTTTATTATATCGTAAAAGATAAAAGTACTGGAGAAATTTCAGAAATGCTATCAACGGATTACCAAAACAAATGGGAGCAATTTGACTTTGTAGAGGCTACTGAAAAATCCATTGTATTACAAGAGGGCTATGAGCCGCCCATTCATGACTTTTCAATTTCACAAAATGGAGTAGATTATACCTATTCTATCTTAGAAGAGGACAATGCATTTTTATTGGTGTGTTATAATATCACTAAAACATCTTCTTCAAAGCAAGAGGAGATAAATGCATTTTATGAAGAATGTCAAGCAAGGGGGATTTCCTTTTATGCTTTGTGTGCCTCTAGTGACGACAATATATTAGCATTTCAAGAAGAAAATAATATCGACTATCCATTTTACTTTACGGATGAAACTACATTGAAAACAATGATTCGTTCAAATCCTGGTTTAATGCTTCTTAAGAAAGGCACAATTCAAGGAAAGTGGCACCACAACGATTTTCCTCATATGGGAGATATAGAAAATCTATTTTAGATTGTTAAATTTTATTACAAAACGGTTAGCTTACGGTTTTCTGGTCATGTTTGGTGTGATCAGTGTTGTTTTCTTTCTGTTTAATATTTTACCTGGAGACCCTGCACGTATGATGCTCGACCAAAGAGAAGATGCACTACAACTTCAAAATATCAGAGCTAAGTATGCTTTTGACAAATCCTATTCAGAACAATACCTCTTGTATTTGAACGATTTATCACCACTCTCCATTCATTCTCAAAATCCTTCATCCTATACCAATCTATATTCAAAAGAATACCACTATTATCACTTAATTTCACTAGGGAGTTATAATGTTGTTCTAAAGTATCCTTATTTGAGAACGTCCTTTAAAAAGTCTGGGAAAACGGTTAGTTCCATTATTTCAGACACCTTACCAAATACCATTATATTAGCAATAAGCTCTATCCTTATTGCCATTATTCTTGGACTGTTTGTCGGAATTATAGCAGCCATTTTTAAAGACAGTTGGATTGATAAACTTGCATTATTGTTTGGGGTATTTGGAATGTCAATACCGTCTTTCTTTTCAGCCATTTTAATTGCTTGGATATTTGGCTTTGTATTGCACGATTTTACTTCTTTGAACATGACTGGTAGTTTATATTCTGTAGATGACTATGGGAGAGGAGAATACCTTAGCCTATCGAATTTAATCCTTCCGGCATTTACCTTAGGTATTCGGCCATTAGCAGTTATTATTCAATTGACTAGAGCATCCTTTTTGGAAACATTATCTAAAGATTTTGTGAGAACGGCAGTAGCCAAGGGCCTAAGCTTTAAAAGAGTTTTGAGTAAGCACGTATTAAAAAATTCTTTAAACCCAGTTATAACGGCTATTTCAGGCTGGTTTGCAAGTCTTCTTGCCGGAGCAGTATTTGTAGAGTATATATTTGCATGGAACGGATTAGGAAAAGAAATTGTTGACGCTTTAAATCAGCTCGACTTACCTGTAGTAATGGGCAGTGTATTAACCATTGCAATAATGTTTATTAGTATTAATATTTTGGTGGATTTAATATACGCAGCCTTAGATCCTAGAATAAAAATGAATTAGAATGAGAAAAAAAATAGTTACTGGAAATTGGAAAATGAATAAAACACTTGAAGAGGGCGTTTCTTTTTCTGATGATTTAAAACAAAAAATAAAAACTTCAGACAGTGAAGCGTTAGTTGTATTAGGTGTGCCATTTACCCACCTAGATCGTATGGTTCAACTTTCTGATGACTTATATTCGGTAAGTGCACAGGATTGTAGCACTAAAGAAAGCGGGGCTTTTACTGCTGAAATATCAAGCTCTATGGTAGCATCTACTGGAGCTAAATATGTGATTCTTGGTCATTCTGAAAGAAGAGCCTACCATGCAGAAAATAATGCTGATTTAGCCATAAAGGTAGACCGTTCTTTGTCGGATGATTTAACGGTTATTTACTGCTGTGGTGAGCAATTACATGAACGAGAAGCAAATACTCATTTTGAAATAATAAAAAGCCAACTCTCAGAAGCCTTATTTCATCTGACAGCTGAGCAAATGTCATCCGTAGTGATTGCTTATGAACCGGTTTGGGCAATTGGTACTGGAGTAACAGCTTCATCTGACCAAGCACAAGAAATGCATGCATACATACGCTCTCTGTTTGAAGAGAAATACGGTAAAGCTATTTCAGATGACTTATCCATTCTATACGGCGGAAGCTGTAAGCCATCAAATGCCGAAGAATTATTTTCAAAAGAAGATGTTGATGGTGGTTTAATAGGAGGAGCATCCTTAAACCCATCGGATTTTATTCAAATTATAGATTCTATTTAATGAATTACAATCAAGTCATATTTAGCTTTGAACTATTAGAACCTTGGTCTGAAATTCTGATAGCTTATCTTTCAGAACTCAACTTTGAAAGTTTTGAGGAAACCTCTGAGGGTATCATTGGCTATATACTTGAAAATGAATTCTCGAAAGACGATATACAAGAGATTTGTGAGAAATTGGACTGCGCCATTTCTTTTGACTACAAAACCGTTGGTCAAGAAAATTGGAATTCAAAATGGGAATCGAGTTTTAACCCCATTGTTATAGATGACTTTTGTGGTATCAGAGCCGATTTTCATTCTCAAATAGAAGTAGAAAACGAGATTATAATTACCCCAAAAATGTCATTTGGCACAGGTCATCATTCCACTACTAAAGGGATGATAAAAGCCATGCGACACATTAATTTCGAAAGTAAAAACGTTCTAGATATGGGTTGTGGCACGGCTGTTTTGGCCATTTTAGCCGAAAAGCTCAACGCCCATAGCGTTCAGGCTATTGATATAGAAGAGTGGGCGTATAAAAACGCTATTGAAAACACTCAGAAAAATGAGTGCAATAACATTACCGTTTTGTTCGGGGGAAGTGAGAAAATTAAAGGAGATTTTGATATAATCTTAGCTAATATCAACAGAAATATTTTATTATCTGATATGTCTATTTATGCCTCACATTTAAAAGCCGACGGATTGATTTTATTTAGTGGTTTTTATGAGAAAGATTTGGACATCATTAAAGATGAAGCCACAATACATAAACTAGATTATATTGAGCATTTCACCATAAAGGATTGGGTAATCACAACTTTTAGAAAACGTACTTAAATTATGAAAAAACTATCTATTCTATTATCATTCGTCATTCTTGTAAACCTGTCTTATGGACAAGCTAACAAGAGGTTAAAAGAATTCTCTAATGACCACACTACTTATATAGAGGAGCTAAATACATTTATGTTGTCCGGTTCAGCATCTGAAGAAACCAAAAAGATGATGAAAACGATTACTAAACTATGGAATGGAAGTACCTTTTCAACAGACAAGAAAGAAATCCTTGTTGATGTTTCAAACAAGATGCTGAAAGCCAGAAAAAGAGTCTCACACTTTGAAGCCTTACTTTCAGCAGTTTTATCATTTACGGATTATCAAGACTTTAACACGCAATTTAATAATTGGTCGAGCATTGTCATTCACCTTATTGAA from Flavobacteriales bacterium includes these protein-coding regions:
- a CDS encoding DUF1599 domain-containing protein; protein product: MEQTIQEYDVAFAKCKDIFIKKMKDYGCAWRILRLSSLTDQIFIKAQRIRSIEMKGSQKVGEDIRNEFIGIVNYSIIALIQLEKGIAEQPDMESEEVQQLYEKFYIEANELMQSKNHDYGEAWRDMRVSSLTDLILQKLLRVKQIEDNEGKTLISEGIDANYFDMINYSIFALIKLN
- a CDS encoding triose-phosphate isomerase, with translation MRKKIVTGNWKMNKTLEEGVSFSDDLKQKIKTSDSEALVVLGVPFTHLDRMVQLSDDLYSVSAQDCSTKESGAFTAEISSSMVASTGAKYVILGHSERRAYHAENNADLAIKVDRSLSDDLTVIYCCGEQLHEREANTHFEIIKSQLSEALFHLTAEQMSSVVIAYEPVWAIGTGVTASSDQAQEMHAYIRSLFEEKYGKAISDDLSILYGGSCKPSNAEELFSKEDVDGGLIGGASLNPSDFIQIIDSI
- a CDS encoding DoxX family protein, with the translated sequence MKFITFISRLLVGVLFIISGLIKANDTVGFSYKLEEYFAADVLNLEFLIPLALVMAAGLCIVEVILGVMVLIGSRPKLANWSLMAMTVFFTFLTFYSAYFNKVTDCGCFGDAIKLTPWESFGKDIILLVLIGILFLGEKYIKPLFNEKKENMLMGIVTFFCFAFVIHTYRHLPVEDFRPYAVGNNIIEGMKSCDELGLPCTEEALYYIVKDKSTGEISEMLSTDYQNKWEQFDFVEATEKSIVLQEGYEPPIHDFSISQNGVDYTYSILEEDNAFLLVCYNITKTSSSKQEEINAFYEECQARGISFYALCASSDDNILAFQEENNIDYPFYFTDETTLKTMIRSNPGLMLLKKGTIQGKWHHNDFPHMGDIENLF
- the folP gene encoding dihydropteroate synthase, with product MNKNKKFNTAITLESGAKLLDLSTPIVMGILNLTDDSFFDGGKHNSEKKALYQTEKLLEDGATIIDIGAYSSRPNAKHISEEEEWQRLEKNLKNINNEFPSAILSIDTFRSKIAKRSIEAGGDIVNDISAGELDSKMFDTIAQLKVPYIMMHMKGTPQNMQDNPQYDCIEDEVKRYFEKKIKQLKQKGVENIIIDPGFGFGKSLEHNYQLLNRLEHLHTLNLPLLAGVSRKSMIYKPLETDAAHALNGTSVIHTICLEKGISILRAHDVWEAMECVKLTNFAKTNL
- a CDS encoding ABC transporter permease, with protein sequence MLNFITKRLAYGFLVMFGVISVVFFLFNILPGDPARMMLDQREDALQLQNIRAKYAFDKSYSEQYLLYLNDLSPLSIHSQNPSSYTNLYSKEYHYYHLISLGSYNVVLKYPYLRTSFKKSGKTVSSIISDTLPNTIILAISSILIAIILGLFVGIIAAIFKDSWIDKLALLFGVFGMSIPSFFSAILIAWIFGFVLHDFTSLNMTGSLYSVDDYGRGEYLSLSNLILPAFTLGIRPLAVIIQLTRASFLETLSKDFVRTAVAKGLSFKRVLSKHVLKNSLNPVITAISGWFASLLAGAVFVEYIFAWNGLGKEIVDALNQLDLPVVMGSVLTIAIMFISINILVDLIYAALDPRIKMN
- the prmA gene encoding 50S ribosomal protein L11 methyltransferase, with protein sequence MNYNQVIFSFELLEPWSEILIAYLSELNFESFEETSEGIIGYILENEFSKDDIQEICEKLDCAISFDYKTVGQENWNSKWESSFNPIVIDDFCGIRADFHSQIEVENEIIITPKMSFGTGHHSTTKGMIKAMRHINFESKNVLDMGCGTAVLAILAEKLNAHSVQAIDIEEWAYKNAIENTQKNECNNITVLFGGSEKIKGDFDIILANINRNILLSDMSIYASHLKADGLILFSGFYEKDLDIIKDEATIHKLDYIEHFTIKDWVITTFRKRT